A portion of the Panthera tigris isolate Pti1 chromosome E1, P.tigris_Pti1_mat1.1, whole genome shotgun sequence genome contains these proteins:
- the LOC102965099 gene encoding serine protease 33-like, with the protein MQMLPVLLLLSDPYIPPRELHSVPLRPLHIHTCKDAFRLHPDCPDPEASLPEGSRCTKPPTGPSELVVSDGSPLVCFQANSWLLQGVITWGPCWGPGLPEVYRPVHPFISWIRDKVSNATFPTLAKKRPWARPGTRQRRQ; encoded by the exons ATGCAAATGTTGCCGGTGCTGCTGCTCCTGTCTG atCCCTACATCCCACCCCGAGAGCTGCACAGTGTCCCGCTGAGACCACTGCATATCCACACCTGCAAAGATGCCTTTCGCCTCCACCCTGACTGTCCTGACCCGGAGGCCAGCCTGCCTGAGGGCTCCCGGTGCACCAAGCCCCCCACCGGCCCCTCTGAACTGGTG GTGTCTGATGGGAGCCCCCTGGTCTGCTTCCAAGCTAACAGCTGGCTGCTACAGGGGGTGATCACCTGGGGTCCCTGCTGGGGGCCTGGCCTCCCAGAAGTCTACAGGCCTGTGCATCCCTTCATTTCCTGGATCAGAGATAAGGTCTCTAATGCCACTTTTCCCACCCTGGCCAAGAAGCGTCCTTGGGCCCGGCCTGGGACCAGACAGAGGAGGCAGTGA